A single Acidobacteriaceae bacterium DNA region contains:
- the pyk gene encoding pyruvate kinase, whose protein sequence is MDARDNGAGLGIARKAKIVATLGPVSSTEDMFRQLVRAGLDVARLNFSHGSHEQKAELIAMVRKVAAEEAKPICILGDLQGPKIRTGVLVDHKPVMLETGKQLVITPDAVEGTAERVSTVFKTLAENLKPGNRILLSDGLIELRVVELRGADVVTEIINGGMLGEKKGINLPGIPVKVPSLTEKDEADLEFAIKQGVDTIAVSFVQTAEDVLYVKRRVAALGSEAWVIAKLEKPQAVDHLDSILEAADGIMVARGDLGVEVPPEKVPAIQKHLIRRASEYKKPVITATQMLESMIENPRPTRAEASDVANAIYDGTDAVMLSAESAAGKYPVESVAMMAKIVVETESQMALLPRPVTMGAHRKSLNIPETICECMAHSAQDLDLAAIAIFTETGNTARLLSKYRPDAPIYAMSPFEDVVNRCMLLWGTWPICCERFKDTDKLVEMAEDTLENGGFVRSKDVVGIVAGTATRTGATNFMRLHLIGDR, encoded by the coding sequence ATGGACGCCAGAGACAACGGTGCGGGCCTGGGCATAGCCCGTAAAGCGAAAATTGTAGCGACACTTGGACCGGTATCGAGCACGGAAGATATGTTCCGGCAGTTGGTGCGGGCAGGGCTGGATGTAGCGCGGCTGAACTTTTCGCATGGATCGCATGAGCAGAAGGCAGAGCTGATCGCGATGGTGCGGAAGGTTGCGGCCGAAGAGGCGAAGCCGATCTGCATTCTCGGAGACTTGCAGGGGCCGAAGATTCGCACGGGCGTGCTGGTGGACCACAAGCCGGTGATGCTGGAGACCGGAAAACAACTGGTCATTACCCCGGACGCGGTGGAGGGCACGGCGGAACGTGTGAGCACGGTGTTCAAGACGCTGGCGGAGAATCTGAAGCCGGGAAATCGGATTCTGCTTTCGGACGGATTGATTGAGCTGCGCGTGGTGGAGCTGCGCGGCGCGGATGTGGTGACGGAGATCATCAACGGCGGGATGCTGGGCGAGAAGAAGGGCATCAATCTGCCGGGGATTCCGGTGAAGGTGCCTTCACTGACGGAGAAGGATGAGGCGGACCTGGAGTTCGCGATCAAGCAGGGTGTGGACACGATTGCTGTGTCGTTTGTGCAGACTGCCGAAGACGTGCTCTATGTAAAGCGAAGAGTGGCGGCGCTGGGCAGCGAGGCGTGGGTGATTGCGAAGCTGGAGAAGCCGCAGGCCGTGGACCACCTGGATTCGATCCTGGAGGCTGCGGACGGGATCATGGTGGCGCGTGGCGATCTGGGTGTGGAGGTGCCGCCGGAGAAGGTGCCGGCGATTCAGAAGCATTTGATTCGGAGGGCGTCTGAGTACAAGAAGCCGGTGATTACGGCGACGCAGATGCTGGAGTCGATGATTGAAAATCCGCGGCCGACGCGCGCGGAGGCGTCGGATGTAGCGAATGCGATTTACGACGGCACGGATGCGGTGATGCTGAGTGCGGAGAGCGCGGCGGGCAAGTATCCGGTGGAGTCGGTGGCGATGATGGCGAAGATCGTGGTGGAGACGGAGTCGCAGATGGCTCTGCTGCCGCGGCCGGTGACGATGGGAGCGCACAGGAAGTCGCTGAATATTCCGGAGACGATTTGTGAGTGTATGGCGCACTCGGCGCAGGATTTGGATCTGGCGGCGATTGCGATCTTTACGGAGACGGGCAATACGGCGAGATTGCTGTCGAAGTACAGGCCGGATGCGCCCATTTATGCGATGAGCCCGTTTGAGGATGTGGTGAACCGTTGCATGCTGCTGTGGGGAACGTGGCCGATCTGTTGCGAGCGGTTCAAGGATACCGACAAGCTGGTGGAGATGGCGGAAGACACGCTGGAGAATGGCGGGTTTGTGCGGTCGAAGGATGTGGTGGGGATTGTGGCGGGAACTGCGACGCGGACGGGCGCGACGAATTTCATGCGGCTGCATTTGATTGGTGATCGGTAA
- a CDS encoding four helix bundle protein: MGNSAVGRVRHFRELIVWQRSMQLSVAIYDLTKDFPREEIYGLTSQMRRASVSILSNIAEGHGRHSRLQLANFTSMAKGSCYELEAQLLLTRELSYGKSDKVDRSQALCNEVGRMLHSMLSKLQSTEPQPQAST, from the coding sequence GTGGGGAATTCTGCAGTAGGTCGGGTTCGGCATTTTCGTGAGTTGATTGTTTGGCAGCGCTCCATGCAGTTGTCAGTTGCGATCTACGACCTGACGAAAGACTTTCCTCGGGAGGAGATCTACGGTCTCACGAGCCAGATGCGCCGGGCTTCCGTGTCCATATTGAGCAACATTGCAGAAGGGCACGGAAGGCACTCCCGTTTGCAGTTGGCGAACTTTACCTCAATGGCGAAGGGTTCATGCTACGAGCTTGAGGCGCAACTGCTTTTGACCCGAGAGCTCTCCTATGGAAAGTCCGACAAGGTCGATCGATCACAGGCGCTTTGCAATGAAGTGGGTCGCATGCTGCATTCAATGCTGAGCAAGCTGCAATCCACTGAGCCGCAGCCGCA